A single genomic interval of Paenibacillus macerans harbors:
- a CDS encoding beta-galactosidase → MINGKLYHGAALYPELWSRDVLMRDIAAMKEAGINVVRMGEFAWSVLEPEEGRIDIGFFVEVIGLLYDNGIETVMCTPTPAPPIWMSHGHPERMHVNERGGVMNHGARQHVCTNNAYFRERAAIITERIAQAVGRLPGLVAWQLDNEFKAHVADCLCSSCKKLWQRWLERRYGTIEALNAAWGTNVWSQTYRRFEEVPQPGPTPFLHNSSLRTMYRLFTMEQIAEFADEQAAIIRRYSAAPITHNSNIPFHLDNERLFRNLDFASFDSYASRENAHAYLFNCDLWRNLKPGKAFWVMETSPSFAASLESYASPHPIGYVKAEAAAAYALGAGGFCYWLWRQQRTGSEQPHGSVVSAWGEPTIGYRSVLEAEAARRELEPVLLASRPARAEVAITYSDRAKAFLQTEPHRKLNYRGLMNDFYKRFLALGFYRDVVPEGGELTGYKLLFTPFLPYVSSEFLQRALKWVAEGGIWVAGPLTGGRTAEHTIPVEAGLGELEGWAGVKTVYTYPMDGTGSVGEAFGVTAPLSLWSAVFAPAGRETAVVGTIAAGLTPGMAFATERRHGRGKIVMLGSLPYGEAGDLLLQKLIGHYAGEAGVALQSDVTPGTLVVPRTGDDGHDLWVIINMDGLGGTVTLPREGLDAVTGRKTAAGAFAVAAYECRAIRMEK, encoded by the coding sequence ATGATCAACGGCAAACTTTATCACGGCGCTGCCCTGTATCCCGAGCTGTGGAGCCGGGACGTGCTGATGCGGGATATCGCGGCCATGAAGGAGGCGGGCATCAATGTCGTGCGGATGGGCGAATTCGCCTGGTCCGTACTGGAGCCGGAGGAAGGCCGAATCGATATCGGCTTTTTTGTGGAGGTGATCGGACTGCTTTATGATAACGGCATCGAAACGGTGATGTGCACGCCGACTCCGGCGCCGCCGATCTGGATGAGCCACGGCCATCCGGAGCGGATGCACGTGAACGAACGAGGGGGCGTCATGAACCATGGCGCTAGGCAGCACGTCTGCACGAACAACGCCTATTTCCGCGAGCGGGCCGCGATCATTACCGAACGGATCGCCCAGGCCGTCGGCCGGCTGCCCGGATTGGTCGCCTGGCAGCTCGACAACGAGTTCAAAGCGCATGTCGCCGACTGTCTGTGCTCGTCCTGCAAGAAGCTGTGGCAGCGCTGGCTGGAGCGGCGCTACGGCACGATCGAAGCGCTGAACGCAGCGTGGGGAACCAACGTCTGGAGCCAGACGTACCGGCGTTTTGAGGAGGTGCCGCAGCCCGGCCCAACGCCGTTTCTGCACAACTCGTCGCTGCGCACGATGTACCGTCTGTTCACCATGGAACAAATCGCCGAATTTGCCGACGAGCAGGCGGCCATTATCCGCCGTTACTCCGCTGCGCCGATCACCCATAACAGCAACATTCCGTTTCATCTGGACAACGAAAGACTGTTCCGGAATCTCGACTTCGCCTCCTTTGATTCGTACGCCTCCCGGGAGAACGCCCACGCCTATTTGTTCAACTGCGATCTGTGGCGCAACTTGAAGCCGGGAAAGGCCTTTTGGGTGATGGAGACGAGCCCGTCGTTCGCCGCGTCGCTTGAAAGCTACGCCTCCCCGCACCCGATCGGGTACGTCAAGGCCGAAGCGGCGGCCGCCTACGCCCTGGGCGCGGGCGGGTTCTGCTACTGGCTGTGGCGGCAGCAGCGCACGGGCAGCGAGCAGCCGCACGGCTCCGTCGTCAGCGCCTGGGGCGAGCCGACGATCGGCTACCGCAGCGTGCTGGAAGCCGAGGCAGCGCGGCGGGAGCTGGAGCCGGTGTTGCTGGCGAGCCGGCCGGCGCGCGCCGAGGTCGCGATCACGTACTCCGACCGGGCCAAAGCTTTCCTGCAGACGGAGCCGCACCGGAAGCTGAATTACCGCGGGTTGATGAACGATTTTTACAAGCGTTTTTTAGCGCTGGGCTTTTATCGCGACGTCGTTCCCGAAGGCGGCGAGCTGACGGGGTATAAACTGCTGTTCACCCCTTTCCTGCCGTACGTGTCTTCGGAATTTTTACAGCGGGCGCTTAAATGGGTTGCCGAGGGCGGGATCTGGGTGGCCGGGCCGCTGACCGGCGGACGGACAGCGGAGCATACGATTCCGGTGGAGGCCGGTTTGGGCGAGCTGGAGGGTTGGGCCGGCGTCAAAACGGTGTACACGTATCCGATGGACGGGACCGGTTCGGTTGGGGAAGCTTTCGGCGTCACCGCCCCGCTCTCCCTGTGGAGCGCCGTCTTTGCGCCGGCCGGCCGGGAAACCGCCGTCGTCGGCACCATCGCCGCGGGCCTGACTCCCGGTATGGCCTTTGCGACCGAACGCCGCCATGGGCGCGGCAAAATCGTCATGCTCGGCTCCCTGCCGTACGGCGAAGCGGGCGACCTGCTGCTGCAAAAGCTGATCGGACATTATGCCGGCGAAGCGGGAGTTGCCCTGCAGAGCGACGTCACCCCCGGCACGCTTGTTGTCCCCAGAACCGGAGACGACGGCCACGATCTTTGGGTTATTATTAATATGGACGGCTTGGGAGGAACCGTCACCCTCCCCCGCGAAGGCCTGGATGCCGTCACCGGGCGCAAGACCGCCGCCGGGGCGTTCGCCGTTGCCGCGTATGAATGCCGGGCAATCCGTATGGAAAAGTGA